In one Nostoc sp. KVJ3 genomic region, the following are encoded:
- a CDS encoding carbohydrate ABC transporter permease gives MSSTPQPTAKTRFSLKKILLLIAVVLIMLFSLAPALWQLLTSFKVNEDIAAVPTVYFPTRFTFSHYIELFTRRPFWRYIFNSAFVSITSTALALAIGAPAAYALARLRPWGEQAILASVLMVTLFPGILLFLGLLEIIQALRLGNNYLALIIPYTAINLPLTILVLRSFFQQLPKDLEDSARVDGYNTFQLLWQIVLPMTLPALVTTGILTFIFAWNEFIFALTFMTREEMKTIPVAAAQLGGATVFEIPYGAIAAATVVGTLPLVFLVLFFQRRIVQGLTAGAVKG, from the coding sequence ATGAGTTCAACTCCCCAACCAACGGCAAAAACCAGATTTTCTCTGAAAAAAATCTTGTTGCTAATAGCGGTTGTATTAATAATGTTATTCAGCCTAGCGCCAGCCTTATGGCAATTGCTGACCTCCTTTAAAGTTAACGAAGATATTGCCGCCGTTCCCACCGTCTATTTCCCGACGCGATTCACTTTTAGTCATTACATTGAGTTATTCACTCGTCGTCCATTTTGGCGCTACATCTTCAACAGTGCCTTTGTGTCGATTACTTCTACAGCTTTAGCTTTAGCGATCGGCGCACCTGCTGCTTATGCCTTAGCACGGTTACGCCCTTGGGGTGAACAAGCAATCCTTGCTAGCGTTCTGATGGTGACTTTATTTCCGGGAATTCTATTGTTTCTGGGACTGTTAGAAATTATTCAAGCGCTCAGATTAGGTAACAACTATTTAGCGCTGATTATACCCTACACTGCCATCAATTTACCCCTAACGATTTTAGTACTCAGAAGCTTTTTCCAACAACTACCTAAAGATTTAGAAGATTCTGCTAGAGTCGATGGCTACAACACCTTTCAACTACTGTGGCAAATCGTGCTACCTATGACCCTTCCCGCCTTAGTGACTACTGGAATTCTCACCTTTATTTTTGCCTGGAATGAGTTTATCTTCGCTCTGACATTTATGACCCGTGAAGAGATGAAAACGATTCCCGTTGCGGCGGCTCAATTGGGTGGTGCGACAGTATTTGAAATTCCCTACGGTGCGATCGCTGCTGCTACTGTTGTTGGGACGTTACCTCTAGTTTTTCTAGTTTTGTTTTTCCAGCGCCGGATTGTCCAAGGTCTGACTGCTGGTGCTGTTAAAGGATAA
- a CDS encoding ABC transporter ATP-binding protein codes for MAKLELKNLNKTYTSKVIPVKDVSLTVDNHEFLTLLGPSGCGKSTVLRMIAGLEEPTRGQIKINDVDVTYKSAGDRNIAMVFQSYALYPHMTVYENLASGLKLRKIPPGEIKQRVTEVAEILGLQELINRKPGQMSGGQRQRVAVGRALVRNADVYLLDEPLSNLDALLRERVRADLKQIFADQKVPVVYVTHDQTEAMTLSTKVALLNDGYVQQLDPPEVIYNHPANLFVAGFVGSPQMNLLTLTCNEHYAILGDFQVPLPDIPTVPPQIVLGIRPENVRIAQPGDTQTIQGRVYLVENLGMHYLVSIKVEGSQTEAITVRALLPTDQTWSSEDITLTLPPEDIHWFDVQSGHALVKRQLNVRG; via the coding sequence ATGGCTAAACTCGAACTCAAAAACTTGAATAAAACCTATACTTCCAAAGTTATCCCTGTTAAAGATGTGAGCTTAACGGTAGATAACCATGAGTTTCTCACTTTACTTGGCCCTTCTGGCTGTGGCAAATCTACTGTTCTACGCATGATTGCAGGTCTTGAAGAACCTACTCGCGGCCAGATTAAGATCAACGACGTGGATGTTACTTATAAATCAGCTGGCGATCGCAACATCGCAATGGTATTTCAAAGTTATGCACTCTATCCGCACATGACAGTGTACGAAAACCTCGCTTCTGGACTCAAGCTCAGAAAAATACCACCTGGAGAAATTAAACAGCGAGTCACAGAAGTGGCAGAAATTTTAGGATTACAAGAGTTGATCAACCGCAAGCCTGGTCAAATGTCTGGAGGTCAACGACAGCGTGTTGCAGTCGGTCGTGCTTTAGTGCGTAATGCCGATGTCTACCTACTAGATGAACCATTAAGTAACTTGGATGCACTGCTGCGAGAACGAGTCCGAGCCGACCTGAAGCAAATTTTTGCAGATCAAAAAGTCCCTGTCGTCTATGTTACCCATGACCAAACAGAAGCGATGACACTCTCCACCAAAGTAGCTTTGCTCAACGATGGCTATGTTCAGCAACTTGACCCACCCGAAGTTATTTATAACCATCCAGCTAATTTATTTGTGGCTGGATTCGTTGGTAGTCCTCAGATGAATTTACTGACTCTAACTTGTAACGAACACTACGCAATACTAGGCGATTTCCAAGTACCTTTACCAGATATACCAACTGTACCACCCCAGATTGTGCTAGGTATCCGCCCAGAAAACGTTCGCATTGCTCAACCAGGTGATACCCAAACCATCCAAGGACGAGTGTATCTAGTAGAAAACTTGGGTATGCACTATTTAGTCAGTATCAAGGTTGAGGGTTCACAAACCGAAGCGATTACAGTCCGTGCTTTGTTGCCAACAGACCAAACTTGGAGTAGCGAAGATATTACACTGACATTGCCCCCTGAAGATATTCATTGGTTTGATGTTCAATCTGGTCATGCTCTTGTCAAGAGGCAATTAAATGTGAGAGGCTAG
- a CDS encoding DUF1565 domain-containing protein has product MAQTFYVNPVSGSDTNVGSQQAPFKTITQALKVATDQTKIQLADGNYNAASGEVFPLTVPSGVTVVGNETDIGKGILIEGSGNYLSRTFAGQNVTFVMLDKAELRGVTVTNLASRGSGVWIESTTPTVANSTFTQCKREGVFATGDANPVILGNVFSENAANGIAIAKNSKGQIQGNTFFKTGFGIAISDTASPILRDNKISENRSGIVISGSTRPVLRNNVCENNTDDGITVIGTALPDIGSTNNPGGNTLQNNGKFDLQNASSNKLVSVGNKINASKVTGNIEFADSSVATTTPTPTPTPTPIPTPTSTPTPTSTTTPTPIPTPTSTPTPTSTSTTTPTPIPIPTPTPTPTPTSTPTPTSTIELTDISNHWAGSFIRELVKLGIINGFPDRTFKPDATMTRAQYAALLVKAFNPSPNRAVVKFKDVPADFWASKVIQQAYQGLFLSGFPDNTFGPNKNIQRVQVIVSLVNGLGLSADGTASIKAFDDQAKIPEYAKDEVVKAIDKGIIVNHPNLKQLNPTRDATRAEVAAIVYQALVDAGRVAAIDSPYIVSA; this is encoded by the coding sequence ATGGCTCAGACTTTTTATGTAAATCCAGTATCGGGTAGCGATACCAATGTTGGTAGCCAACAAGCCCCATTCAAAACTATTACCCAAGCCCTGAAAGTAGCTACAGATCAGACTAAGATTCAACTGGCAGATGGTAATTATAACGCTGCTAGCGGTGAAGTTTTTCCGCTAACGGTTCCATCTGGCGTGACAGTGGTGGGTAATGAAACAGACATCGGTAAGGGGATTTTGATTGAAGGAAGTGGTAACTACCTGAGCCGTACTTTTGCTGGTCAAAATGTCACATTTGTGATGTTGGATAAAGCTGAACTCCGAGGGGTCACTGTCACAAATCTCGCTAGCCGTGGTAGTGGTGTCTGGATTGAATCAACTACTCCAACTGTTGCCAATAGCACCTTCACTCAATGTAAGCGCGAGGGAGTATTTGCTACAGGCGATGCAAACCCAGTTATTCTAGGTAATGTATTCAGTGAGAATGCAGCTAATGGAATTGCGATCGCTAAAAATTCCAAAGGACAAATTCAAGGTAATACCTTTTTCAAAACAGGTTTTGGCATTGCCATTAGTGATACAGCATCACCTATACTTCGAGATAACAAAATTTCCGAAAACCGTTCTGGAATTGTCATCTCTGGCAGTACTCGTCCTGTATTGCGTAACAATGTCTGTGAAAATAACACTGACGATGGAATCACAGTAATTGGAACTGCCCTACCGGATATTGGCAGTACCAATAATCCAGGAGGCAATACTCTCCAAAACAACGGTAAATTTGATTTGCAAAATGCCAGTTCCAACAAGCTGGTTTCCGTAGGAAATAAAATAAATGCATCTAAAGTCACGGGAAACATAGAATTTGCAGATAGTTCGGTTGCAACAACGACACCCACCCCAACGCCAACACCCACCCCAATACCCACACCCACCTCAACACCGACACCCACCTCAACAACGACACCCACCCCAATACCCACACCCACTTCCACCCCAACACCCACTTCCACCTCAACAACGACACCCACCCCAATACCCATACCCACACCCACCCCAACACCCACACCCACTTCCACCCCAACACCTACTTCTACTATCGAATTAACTGATATTAGTAATCATTGGGCAGGTAGTTTTATTCGGGAATTAGTCAAATTGGGGATAATTAATGGTTTTCCCGATCGCACATTTAAACCTGATGCTACGATGACACGGGCGCAATATGCGGCATTATTAGTAAAAGCTTTCAACCCATCGCCAAACCGCGCCGTGGTCAAATTCAAAGATGTACCCGCAGATTTCTGGGCATCCAAGGTAATTCAGCAAGCATATCAAGGTTTATTTCTCTCTGGTTTTCCTGACAATACCTTCGGCCCGAACAAAAATATCCAGCGCGTCCAAGTGATTGTCTCCCTAGTAAACGGTTTAGGTTTATCTGCTGATGGTACAGCATCGATCAAAGCTTTCGATGACCAAGCTAAGATTCCTGAATATGCCAAGGATGAGGTAGTAAAAGCCATAGATAAGGGGATTATTGTCAATCACCCAAACCTTAAACAACTCAATCCTACCCGTGATGCAACCCGCGCTGAGGTAGCGGCAATTGTATATCAAGCCTTGGTAGATGCTGGTCGGGTAGCGGCAATTGACTCACCTTATATTGTGTCTGCATGA
- a CDS encoding peptidase domain-containing ABC transporter, translating into MKYKIVLQHSEEDCGAATLATIAQHYGRTFTLNRVREAVGTGARGTTLLGLRRGAEALGFHSRQVKATPQLINQLDQAPLPAIIHWKGYHWVVLYGQKGKKYVIGDPGVGIRYLTHQELITGWSNGVMLLLLPDESRFYQQESDKIGGFGRYLQRVYPYRFILVQAISLNIAIGLLSLASPFMMQLLTDDVLVRGDIQLLTTVAIGVVTTNLIRSAITLVQSHLIGHFSQRLQLGLILEYGRKLLHLPLSYFEGRRSGEVVSRIADVHAINSLVSQIVLGLPSQFFIAVVSLGFMLFYTWELTLASIVAFLIITAVNLLFLPALRQKTRNMIVSGTENQGFLVETFRGVQVLKTTQATPQAWEEYQGNFGRLANLGWSSMQLRLYSSTITSILSTFINIGILWIGSYLVINRTLTIGQLMAYNGMSGNFLGFLSSGIGLVDEFITSQIVIQRLTEVIDATPEDENDFKKQWVEIPANADITCTEINFHHTGRVDLLQDFSVTIPGGEVIALIGKSGCGKSTLAKLIPGLYTIQSGNIRYGFYNQQDISLECLRQQVVLIPQEAHFWSRSILDNFQFSYPHLSFRDIIIACQITGADEFISELPDKYQTVLGEFGANLSGGQKQRLAIARAIVTDPPILILDESTSALDPVSEAQILDRLLEHRRGKTTILISHRPKVIRRADWIVFLEQGRLKIQGTPEDLRQVSGEHLDFLDDVLLSLSDAINRVST; encoded by the coding sequence ATGAAATACAAAATTGTCCTTCAACACAGTGAAGAAGATTGTGGTGCCGCTACTTTAGCCACGATCGCTCAACACTACGGACGCACATTTACCCTCAACCGGGTGCGCGAAGCTGTTGGTACTGGGGCGAGAGGGACTACTCTATTGGGATTAAGGCGGGGTGCAGAAGCCCTGGGATTCCATAGCCGGCAAGTTAAAGCCACTCCTCAACTCATCAACCAATTAGATCAAGCTCCTTTACCTGCCATTATTCACTGGAAAGGCTATCACTGGGTAGTATTATACGGACAAAAAGGCAAAAAATATGTAATTGGCGATCCTGGTGTTGGTATCCGTTACCTGACTCACCAGGAGTTAATAACAGGTTGGAGTAATGGGGTGATGCTGCTACTCCTTCCTGATGAAAGCCGTTTTTATCAACAAGAATCAGATAAAATTGGCGGTTTTGGACGTTACCTGCAACGAGTTTACCCTTATCGGTTTATTTTAGTCCAAGCGATTTCCCTCAACATTGCTATTGGACTACTTTCCCTTGCATCTCCCTTCATGATGCAATTACTTACCGATGATGTTCTCGTGCGCGGAGATATCCAACTATTAACTACCGTCGCTATTGGCGTTGTCACCACGAACTTAATTAGAAGCGCCATTACTTTAGTACAATCGCACCTCATCGGTCATTTTAGTCAAAGATTGCAATTAGGACTAATTCTAGAATATGGGCGCAAACTCTTACATTTACCTCTATCTTATTTTGAAGGACGACGTAGTGGGGAAGTAGTCAGCCGCATTGCAGATGTTCACGCTATCAATAGCTTAGTTTCCCAAATTGTCCTGGGATTACCCAGTCAATTTTTTATTGCTGTAGTCTCCTTGGGCTTTATGCTTTTTTACACTTGGGAGTTAACTCTGGCTTCTATAGTTGCATTTCTCATTATCACGGCTGTTAACTTACTTTTCTTACCAGCACTGCGACAGAAAACCCGCAACATGATTGTTTCTGGTACAGAAAACCAAGGTTTTTTAGTAGAAACATTTCGAGGAGTACAAGTCTTAAAAACTACCCAAGCTACACCCCAAGCCTGGGAAGAATATCAAGGAAATTTTGGTCGTTTGGCGAACCTGGGCTGGAGTAGCATGCAGCTAAGACTTTACAGCAGCACAATTACAAGTATTCTTTCGACATTTATTAATATTGGTATTCTCTGGATTGGTAGTTATTTAGTAATTAATCGGACTTTAACAATTGGACAATTGATGGCTTATAACGGCATGAGTGGCAATTTTCTCGGCTTTTTAAGTTCTGGTATTGGCTTAGTAGATGAGTTTATCACTTCCCAAATAGTTATTCAACGGCTGACAGAAGTTATTGATGCTACTCCAGAAGATGAAAATGATTTTAAAAAGCAGTGGGTAGAAATTCCTGCTAATGCAGATATTACTTGCACGGAAATTAATTTTCACCACACAGGGAGAGTTGATTTACTGCAAGATTTTTCTGTAACTATTCCTGGCGGTGAAGTAATTGCTCTCATTGGTAAATCTGGCTGTGGTAAAAGTACCCTAGCAAAATTGATTCCTGGTTTATATACAATTCAATCAGGAAATATTCGCTATGGTTTTTATAATCAGCAAGATATCTCTTTAGAATGTTTGCGGCAACAGGTGGTTTTAATACCACAAGAAGCCCATTTTTGGAGTCGTTCTATTCTAGATAATTTCCAATTTAGTTATCCTCATCTTAGTTTTAGAGACATTATTATCGCTTGTCAAATTACTGGTGCAGACGAATTTATCAGCGAATTACCTGATAAATATCAAACTGTCTTAGGAGAATTTGGAGCTAATCTTTCTGGTGGACAAAAGCAACGATTGGCCATAGCTAGAGCCATAGTTACTGACCCACCCATCCTAATTTTAGATGAATCTACCAGCGCACTCGACCCAGTGAGCGAAGCCCAAATATTAGATAGGCTTTTAGAGCATCGTCGGGGGAAAACTACTATTTTGATTAGTCACCGTCCTAAAGTGATCCGGCGTGCAGATTGGATTGTATTTTTAGAACAGGGGCGGTTGAAAATTCAAGGTACACCAGAAGATTTGCGGCAAGTTTCTGGGGAGCATTTAGACTTTCTAGATGATGTACTTTTGAGTCTTTCAGATGCGATAAATCGCGTCTCCACATGA
- a CDS encoding HlyD family secretion protein, giving the protein MVNVHNTDFLQPIQTDEFLPPISRWITFGGLFVFCILGLAIPVATVTKYKVTVKGQAVVRPSGELRIVQAATEGQVMQIHVKENQVVKTGDAIAIIDDSRLQTKKSQLQTNIQQAKLQLVQINAQIQTFNSQIRAETAKVNRIITATEATLSDRVRQYQDKKITTVAEFQEAEANLHATRAALNAAKLKQKRYESLAEALSRDKLEEAQLATKQQEQAVSAAIAKKQGAKVALNPSHAEVEIATERIAQEKAAGESNKAALDKELQGIIKQRIEVEKQLERDNSELKQVEIELNHTTIRATADGIISQINLRNPGQTVRPGEEVLQIVPSHAKQIVKAVVASEDKSKLKIGQQVQMRVSACPYPDNGTLNGKVEAISPDAMTPPTNGTNGSSPHANTTPKAAVSGAFYQVTIEPESLVLGKGENLCHIQLGMEGRVDIISREETVLQFFLRKARLIADV; this is encoded by the coding sequence ATGGTTAACGTTCACAACACAGACTTTTTACAACCAATTCAAACAGATGAATTTCTCCCACCGATTAGTCGTTGGATTACCTTTGGTGGACTGTTTGTTTTTTGCATTTTGGGACTAGCGATTCCCGTCGCTACAGTCACCAAATATAAGGTGACAGTCAAAGGACAGGCAGTTGTGCGTCCATCTGGGGAATTGCGAATTGTACAGGCGGCAACTGAAGGCCAAGTTATGCAGATTCATGTGAAAGAAAATCAAGTTGTCAAAACCGGAGATGCGATCGCCATTATTGACGACTCCCGCTTACAAACTAAAAAAAGCCAACTGCAAACTAATATTCAGCAAGCGAAGTTGCAGTTAGTGCAAATCAACGCTCAAATTCAAACTTTTAACAGTCAAATTCGCGCCGAAACTGCTAAAGTTAACCGGATTATCACTGCTACCGAGGCGACATTAAGCGATCGCGTGCGCCAATATCAGGATAAAAAAATTACCACTGTGGCTGAATTCCAAGAAGCTGAAGCTAATCTCCATGCTACTAGGGCAGCTTTGAATGCAGCGAAGTTAAAGCAAAAGCGATATGAGAGTTTAGCGGAAGCATTGTCTAGGGATAAATTAGAAGAAGCACAGTTAGCTACAAAACAGCAAGAACAAGCAGTATCTGCTGCGATCGCTAAAAAGCAAGGTGCGAAAGTAGCCTTAAATCCCAGTCATGCAGAAGTAGAAATTGCTACTGAGCGGATAGCCCAAGAAAAAGCCGCAGGTGAAAGTAACAAAGCAGCTTTAGACAAAGAATTGCAAGGAATTATCAAGCAACGGATTGAAGTAGAAAAACAGCTAGAGCGCGATAATAGCGAACTAAAGCAAGTGGAAATTGAACTTAATCATACCACTATCAGGGCTACTGCTGATGGGATCATTTCTCAGATCAACTTGCGTAACCCCGGTCAAACTGTGCGTCCCGGCGAAGAAGTCTTGCAGATTGTCCCCAGTCATGCCAAGCAGATTGTCAAAGCAGTAGTGGCATCTGAAGATAAAAGTAAGCTCAAAATTGGTCAACAAGTTCAAATGCGGGTTAGTGCTTGTCCCTACCCGGATAATGGTACTCTTAATGGTAAGGTCGAGGCAATTTCTCCAGATGCCATGACTCCCCCAACAAATGGCACAAATGGATCTTCTCCTCATGCCAATACCACTCCGAAAGCGGCTGTCTCAGGTGCTTTTTATCAGGTGACTATTGAGCCGGAAAGTCTGGTTTTAGGTAAAGGCGAAAATCTGTGTCACATTCAATTGGGAATGGAAGGTAGAGTTGATATTATTTCCCGTGAAGAAACGGTATTGCAATTTTTCTTGAGAAAAGCGAGGTTAATTGCAGATGTTTGA
- a CDS encoding ShlB/FhaC/HecB family hemolysin secretion/activation protein encodes MRKEADTVVKPRKTTQQRIVCFSHELNTWRSLATTKWSQYSFSLQSTLLILPTVGIVTANALQATANTLSLDSDKKSNQPELQIVQETNPQSSPPQPETPQRIRVRKIKVVDSSVFKEKDFDPVVKPFEERDLTLEEIRQAADAVTQLYLNKGYINSRAIPETQQPSTADGVVVIRVIEGRLSEIDIEGTRQLNPSYIRSRIELGAGIPLNTGKLEEQLKLLRLDPLFTNVEARLRPTGKVGQSVLIVRVEEAKPLSGSLGVDNYSPPSIGAERLGIELRDRNLTGMGDELAGSYYHTLSGGSDAFDFSYQIPVNAMNGKVQIRAALNRSKITEPPFNAFGIRANQDLYEINYRQPLMRSPKEEFALSLGFTYQDGQTFLFDNLATPFGIGPDANGVSRTSVIKFGQDYIRREPQGAWYLRSQFNFGIDILDATINKEPIPDGRFFSWLGQVQRVQQLSDDHLLLIQADLQLTPDSLLPSQQFVIGGAQSVRGYRQNIRSGDNGFRVAIEDRITVQRDESGLSTIQLAPFVDTGAVWNNSNNPNSLPNQTFLVGAGLGLLWNQAMGIDNLFLRLDYGFPFIDLSDRGNNAQDDGFYFSLRYQP; translated from the coding sequence ATGAGAAAAGAAGCAGATACTGTTGTTAAGCCTAGAAAAACGACTCAGCAAAGAATTGTCTGTTTCTCTCATGAGTTAAACACTTGGCGGAGTTTGGCAACTACTAAATGGAGTCAATACAGTTTTAGTTTGCAGTCCACCTTGCTAATTCTGCCTACAGTCGGGATTGTAACTGCAAATGCACTTCAAGCTACAGCGAATACCTTGTCACTTGACTCGGATAAAAAGAGCAATCAGCCAGAGTTACAAATAGTACAAGAAACAAACCCTCAATCATCTCCGCCACAACCAGAAACACCACAACGGATTCGGGTTCGCAAAATCAAAGTTGTAGATAGCAGTGTCTTTAAAGAAAAGGACTTCGATCCAGTTGTCAAACCTTTTGAAGAAAGAGACTTGACCCTAGAAGAAATCAGACAAGCCGCAGATGCTGTTACCCAGCTTTACCTAAATAAAGGATATATAAATTCCAGAGCAATTCCAGAGACTCAGCAACCCAGTACCGCCGATGGTGTTGTGGTAATTCGGGTGATTGAAGGGCGTTTGTCAGAGATTGACATCGAAGGGACGCGGCAATTAAACCCATCTTATATTCGTAGTCGGATTGAACTAGGTGCTGGTATTCCTTTAAATACTGGTAAACTCGAAGAACAATTGAAATTGTTGCGACTCGATCCCCTATTTACAAATGTAGAAGCGCGTCTGCGGCCAACTGGTAAGGTTGGTCAAAGTGTTTTAATTGTCAGAGTTGAAGAGGCAAAACCTTTAAGTGGTAGTTTGGGTGTAGATAATTATTCGCCTCCGAGTATTGGTGCAGAAAGATTGGGTATTGAACTGCGCGATCGCAATTTAACTGGTATGGGAGATGAGTTAGCAGGTTCCTATTATCACACCCTTTCTGGTGGTTCTGATGCCTTTGATTTTAGCTATCAAATTCCCGTTAACGCCATGAATGGCAAGGTACAGATTAGAGCAGCATTGAATCGCAGCAAAATCACCGAGCCGCCTTTTAATGCCTTTGGGATTCGGGCAAACCAGGATCTTTATGAAATAAATTATCGCCAACCATTGATGCGATCGCCCAAAGAAGAATTTGCCCTATCTTTGGGATTTACATATCAAGATGGTCAAACTTTCCTCTTCGATAACCTCGCAACTCCCTTTGGTATTGGGCCTGATGCTAATGGTGTGAGTCGCACCAGTGTAATTAAATTTGGTCAAGATTATATCAGACGCGAACCTCAAGGAGCTTGGTATTTGCGATCGCAATTTAATTTTGGCATTGATATATTAGACGCAACTATCAACAAAGAACCCATCCCTGATGGTCGCTTTTTTAGTTGGTTGGGTCAAGTACAGCGTGTGCAGCAACTCAGCGACGATCATCTGTTGCTTATCCAAGCAGACTTACAGCTAACACCAGATAGCCTTTTACCTTCTCAGCAATTTGTCATTGGCGGCGCACAGTCTGTCAGGGGATATCGTCAAAATATCCGCTCAGGGGATAATGGATTTCGGGTAGCGATCGAAGATCGGATTACAGTGCAGCGTGATGAATCTGGATTATCCACGATTCAACTTGCGCCATTTGTGGATACAGGAGCCGTCTGGAATAATTCTAATAATCCCAATTCGTTACCAAATCAAACTTTTTTGGTAGGTGCGGGTCTAGGATTATTATGGAATCAGGCAATGGGAATTGATAATCTCTTTTTAAGACTCGATTATGGATTTCCATTTATCGATTTGAGCGATCGCGGTAATAATGCCCAAGATGATGGCTTTTACTTTAGCCTCCGCTATCAACCTTAA